A window from Triticum aestivum cultivar Chinese Spring chromosome 6D, IWGSC CS RefSeq v2.1, whole genome shotgun sequence encodes these proteins:
- the LOC123145934 gene encoding alpha-1,6-mannosyl-glycoprotein 2-beta-N-acetylglucosaminyltransferase, translating into MALHHGARLRSRAAPLLAVVVLAVLALVSLLRASHGGGRLAPPAAVSAAAARNRNRTAAQRKILLDPSFTPRLPRQGALSLSLARRNALPPRNAARFPSLPDGHLKIVLYVHNRPRYLRLVVDSLSRVDGIGEALLVVSHDGYFPEMDEIVKGIAFCQVKQIFAPYSPHLFPDSFPGVAPGDCRDKDRAAEKRCRGEPDQYGNHRSPRIVSLKHHWWWMMNTVWDGMEETRDFDGHILFIEEDHYIFPNAYRNAQLLVDLKPKKCPQCYAVNLAPSDVKAKGEGWESMVAEKMGNIGYAFNRTVWRKIHAKAKQFCDFDEYNWDITMWATVYPSFGAPVYSLRGPRRSAAHFGKCGLHQGQDSSSVCVDNGAGAIELDAIDKVPNIKADWPVHIIRKQPGYQAGFKGWGGWGDRRDRELCLSFAYMYHVKDTLSA; encoded by the coding sequence atggCCCTCCACCACGGCGCGCGGCTCCGCTCCCGCGCCGCGCccctcctcgccgtcgtcgtccTCGCGGTCCTCGCTCTCGTCTCGCTCCTCCGCGCCAGCCACGGCGGGGGCCGCCTGGCCCcgcccgccgccgtctccgccgcggCCGCCCGCAACCGCAACCGCACCGCCGCGCAGCGCAAGATCCTGCTCGACCCGTCCTTCACCCCGCGGCTGCCGCGCCAGGGCGCGctgtccctctccctcgcccgccGCAACGCGCTGCCGCCGCGCAACGCGGCCCGCTTCCCCAGCCTCCCCGACGGCCACCTCAAGATCGTCCTCTACGTCCACAACCGGCCCCGCTACCTCCGCCTCGTCGTCGACAGCCTCTCCCGCGTCGACGGCATCGGCGAGGCGCTGCTCGTCGTCAGCCACGACGGCTACTTCCCCGAGATGGACGAGATCGTCAAGGGCATCGCCTTCTGCCAGGTGAAGCAGATCTTCGCGCCCTACTCGCCGCACCTCTTCCCGGACTCCTTCCCCGGCGTCGCGCCCGGGGACTGCCGGGACAAGGACAGGGCAGCCGAGAAGCGGTGCCGGGGCGAGCCGGACCAGTACGGCAACCACCGCTCCCCGAGGATCGTGTCGCTGAAGCACCACTGGTGGTGGATGATGAACACCGTGTGGGATGGGATGGAGGAGACCAGGGACTTCGATGGGCACATCCTCTTCATCGAGGAGGACCACTACATCTTCCCCAACGCATACCGCAATGCGCAGCTGCTCGTGGATTTGAAGCCGAAGAAGTGCCCCCAGTGCTATGCGGTCAATTTGGCGCCGTCCGATGTCAAGGCGAAAGGGGAAGGCTGGGAGAGCATGGTTGCTGAGAAGATGGGTAACATTGGCTATGCCTTCAACAGGACTGTGTGGAGGAAGATTCATGCCAAGGCTAAGCAGTTCTGCGACTTCGATGAGTACAATTGGGATATAACCATGTGGGCAACCGTGTATCCATCGTTTGGAGCTCCTGTTTACAGTCTGAGGGGGCCTAGGAGGAGTGCTGCACATTTTGGCAAGTGCGGCCTTCACCAAGGCCAAGACTCCAGCAGTGTTTGTGTGGATAATGGCGCGGGAGCCATAGAACTAGATGCCATCGACAAGGTTCCTAACATCAAAGCTGATTGGCCAGTCCACATCATTAGGAAACAACCAGGGTATCAGGCTGGTTTCAAAGGATGGGGTGGCTGGGGCGATCGGCGTGACCGGGAGCTTTGCTTGAGTTTTGCATACATGTACCATGTTAAAGACACGTTGTCTGCATGA